Proteins from a single region of Hordeum vulgare subsp. vulgare chromosome 6H, MorexV3_pseudomolecules_assembly, whole genome shotgun sequence:
- the LOC123400977 gene encoding ABC transporter F family member 3, whose product MAALVETSMGVVREVLGDSVVDEVDEPIVSYIANVLADQDFDFGPPDGHGIFDALGDLLIDARCVYDREHCLEVCTKLCEKLGSHGIVKPKAAVRSLATPLRMNAGMEEQVAPKKPENIFDAPLLSSRDKAKLERNKRKEDRQREAQYQMHVAEMEALRAGMPPVYVNHSNVGGTTIRDIHMENFSVTVGGRDLIQDVTLTLAFGRHYGLVGRNGTGKTSLLRAMAQHAIDGIPKNCQILHVEQEVTGDDTTALQCVLNADVERVQLLQEEAQLGQLLKDLEYEAESKQSLDKSKGDVDKDTISKRLEEIYKRLEFIDADAAEARAASILAGLSFTPEMQCKNTKSFSGGWRMRIALARALFIEPDLLLLDEPTNHLDLHAVLWLETYLLKWPKTFIVVSHAREFLNTVVTDVLHLHGKKLHAYKGDYDTFERTREEHLKNQMKAFETNEKARGHMQAFIDKFRYNAKRASLVQSRIKALERMEHVDAVVSDPDYKFEFPTPDDRPGPPIISFSDASFGYPGGPILFKNLNFGIDLDSRIAMVGSNGIGKSTILKLISGDLQPTSGTVFRSPKVRMAVFSQHHVDGLDLTVNPLLYMMRCFPGVPEQKLRSHLGSFGVTGNLALQSMYTLSGGQKSRVAFAKITFKKPHIILLDEPSNHLDLDAVEALIQGLLIFQGGVLMVSHDEHLITGSVDELWAVTDGKVAPFPGTFKEYKKMLTT is encoded by the exons ATGGCGGCGCTCGTGGAGACGAGCATGGGGGTGGTGCGGGAGGTGCTGGGCGACTCCGTCGTCGACGAGGTGGACGAGCCCATCGTCTCCTACATCGCCAACGTCCTCGCCGACCAGGACTTCGACTTCGGCCCCCCCGACGGCCACGGCATCTTCGACGCCCTCGGCGACCTCCTCATCGACGCCCGCTGCGTCTACGACCGCGAGCACTGCCTCGAG GTCTGCACTAAGCTTTGTGAGAAGTTGGGGAGCCATGGCATCGTCAAACCTAAGGCAGCCGTGCGGAGCCTGGCCACGCCTCTGCGCATGAACGCGGGCATGGAGGAGCAGGTCGCTCCGAAGAAGCCAGAGAATATCTTCGATGCGCCCTTGCTGTCCTCGCGTGACAAGGCCAAGCTCGAACGGAACAAGAGAAAAGAAGACAGGCAAAGAGAG GCCCAGTACCAAATGCATGTTGCCGAAATGGAGGCGCTCAGGGCTGGAATGCCTCCAGTTTATGTAAATCACAGTAATGTGGGTGGCACAACCATTAGGGATATCCATATGGAGAACTTCAGTGTTACTGTTGGAGGTCGTGATCTTATTCAAGATGTCACCTTAACGCTTGCTTTTGGAAGGCACTATG GTCTTGTTGGAAGAAATGGTACTGGAAAGACTTCTCTTCTCAGAGCTATGgctcaacatgcaattgatggAATTCCTAAGAACTGCCAGATATTGCACGTTGAACAAGAGGTCACCGGTGATGACACAACAGCTTTGCAGTGTGTGCTGAATGCTGATGTTGAACGGGTCCAACTTTTGCAAGAAGAGGCCCAGCTGGGTCAATTACTG AAAGATCTAGAGTATGAGGCAGAGTCCAAACAGAGCCTAGACAAGAGCAAGGGTGATGTTGACAAAGATACTATCAGCAAGAGGCTTGAGGAGATATATAAGAGGCTTGAATTCATTGATGCAGATGCAGCAGAAGCTCGTGCGGCATCAATTCTGGCG GGTCTCAGTTTCACTCCAGAAATGCAATGCAAAAATACAAAATCATTTTCGGGAGGATGGCGGATGAGAATTGCACTAGCACGTGCTCTATTCATCGAGCCAGATTtactgctacttgatgagccaacC AATCATCTTGATCTGCATGCTGTGTTATGGTTAGAAACATATCTCCTGAAGTGGCCAAAGACATTCATTGTTGTGTCCCACGCTAGAGAGTTTCTGAATACG GTTGTCACCGACGTTCTTCACCTACATGGTAAGAAGCTACATGCTTACAAAGGTGACTATGACACATTTGAGAGGACAAGGGAGGAGCACCTCAAGAATCAGATGAAAGCCTTCGAAACAAATGAGAAGGCCAGAGGACACATGCAG gCATTCATTGACAAATTCCGATACAATGCAAAGAGAGCATCACTTGTTCAATCAAGAATCAAG GCATTGGAGCGAATGGAACATGTTGATGCTGTTGTTAGTGACCCAGA CTATAAATTCGAATTTCCAACTCCAGATGACCGCCCTGGACCACCAATCATTAGCTTCAG TgacgcttcatttggttaccctgGAGGGCCTATTTTGTTTAAAAACTTGAATTTTGGTATCGACCTCGACAGCCGCATAGCAA TGGTTGGTTCAAACGGTATCGGGAAGTCCACTATACTGAAATTAATATCTGGAGACCTACAGCCAACTTCAGGAACAGTGTTTCGCTCCCCCAAG GTTCGCATGGCTGTATTCAGTCAGCATCATGTTGATGGACTTGATTTGACGGTGAACCCCCTTTTGTACATGATGAGATGCTTCCCG GGTGTACCTGAACAGAAACTGAGGTCACATTTGGGTTCCTTTGGTGTTACAGGAAATCTTGCCCTCCAATCTATGTACACTTTATCAG GTGGTCAGAAGAGTAGGGTTGCGTTCGCGAAGATCACCTTCAAGAAGCCGCACATTATCTTGCTTGACGAGCCTTCTAACCATCTT GATCTCGACGCAGTGGAGGCGCTCATCCAGGGTCTGCTCATATTCCAGGGAGGAGTGCTGATG GTGAGTCACGACGAGCATCTGATCACGGGGAGTGTGGACGAGCTCTGGGCGGTGACGGACGGCAAGGTTGCCCCGTTCCCGGGCACGTTCAAGGAGTACAAGAAGATGCTCACGACATAA
- the LOC123405812 gene encoding alpha-1,6-mannosyl-glycoprotein 2-beta-N-acetylglucosaminyltransferase, with protein MSSSKEVLFTSIRDDNDDPGGMLHPGRSQIQLFFPLTKQSWGILYFSLREEKSRRRIFKRKKPKKEKKKDGKQQPPTNTQSTFRSSPSSAQSTTSQQTPPPAQLRDPAAAPGSRRGGAAAAAMALHHRARLRSRAAPLLAAVVLAVLALVSLLRASHGGAGPAPPAAAAASERAAARNRTAAQRKILLDPSFTPRLPRQGALSLSLAARNALPPRNAGRFPGLPDGHLKIVLYVHNRPRYLRLVVDSLSRVDGIGEALLVVSHDGYFPEMDEIVKGIAFCQVKQIFAPYSPHLFPDSFPGVAPGDCRDKDRAAEKRCRGEPDQYGNHRSPRIVSLKHHWWWMMNTVWDGLEETRDFDGHILFIEEDHYIFPNAYRNAQLLVDLKPKKCPQCYAVNLAPSDVKAKGEGWESMVAEKMGNIGYAFNRTVWRKIHAKAKQFCDFDEYNWDITMWATVYPSFEAPVYSLRGPRRSAAHFGKCGLHQGQDSSNVCVDNGAGAIELDAIDKVPNIKADWPVHIIRKQPGYQAGFKGWGGWGDRRDRELCLSFAYMYHVKDTSSA; from the exons atgtcctcatcaAAGGAGGTGTTATTTACCAGCATCAGAGATGACAACGACGACCCGGGGGGCATG TTACACCCAGGGAGGAGTCAGATTCAGCTATTCTTTCCTCTCACCAAACAAAGTTGGGGAATACTTTATTTTTCCCTCAGAGAAGAAAAAAGCCGGAGAAGAATTTTCAAAAGAAAAAAaccaaagaaggagaagaaaaaggacggCAAACAGCAGCCGCCAACGAATACCCAGTCCACCTTCCGCAGCTCCCCCTCCTCCGCCCAATCGACCACCAGCCAACAAACTCCACCCCCCGCCCAGCTCAGAGATCCGGCCGCCGCACCAGGATCCCGGAGAggtggcgccgccgccgccgccatggccctcCACCACCGCGCGCGCCTCCGCTCCCGCGCCGCGCCGCTCCTAGCCGCCGTCGTCCTCGCGGTCCTCGCCCTCGTCTCGCTCCTCCGCGCCAGCCACGGCGGGGCCGGCCCggccccgcccgccgccgccgccgcctccgagCGCGCGGCCGCCCGCAACCGCACGGCCGCGCAGCGCAAGATCCTGCTCGACCCGTCCTTCACCCCGCGCCTGCCGCGCCAGGGCGCGCTGTCCCTCTCCCTCGCcgcccgcaacgcgctgccgccgCGCAACGCGGGCcgcttccccggcctccccgACGGCCACCTCAAGATCGTCCTCTACGTCCACAATCGCCCCCGCTACCTCCGCCTCGTCGTCGACAGCCTCTCCCGCGTCGACGGCATCGGCGAGGCGCTGCTCGTCGTCAGCCACGACGGCTACTTCCCCGAGATGGACGAGATCGTCAAGGGCATCGCCTTCTGCCAGGTCAAGCAGATCTTCGCGCCCTACTCGCCGCACCTCTTCCCGGACTCCTTCCCCGGCGTCGCGCCCGGGGACTGCCGGGACAAGGACAGGGCGGCCGAGAAGCGGTGCCGGGGCGAGCCGGACCAGTACGGCAACCACCGCTCCCCGAGGATCGTGTCGCTCAAGCACCACTGGTGGTGGATGATGAACACCGTGTGGGATGGGCTGGAGGAGACCAGGGACTTCGATGGGCACATCCTCTTCATCGAGGAGGACCACTACATCTTCCCCAATGCATACCGCAACGCGCAGCTGCTTGTGGATTTGAAGCCGAAGAAGTGCCCCCAATGCTATGCCGTCAATTTGGCGCCGTCCGATGTCAAGGCGAAAGGGGAAGGCTGGGAGAGCATGGTTGCCGAGAAGATGGGTAACATTGGATATGCCTTCAACAGGACTGTGTGGAGGAAGATTCATGCCAAGGCTAAGCAGTTCTGTGACTTCGATGAGTACAATTGGGATATAACCATGTGGGCGACGGTGTATCCGTCGTTTGAAGCTCCCGTTTACAGTCTCAGGGGCCCTAGGAGGAGTGCTGCACATTTTGGCAAGTGCGGCCTGCACCAAGGCCAGGACTCCAGCAATGTCTGTGTGGATAATGGTGCAGGAGCCATAGAACTAGATGCGATCGACAAGGTTCCTAACATCAAAGCTGATTGGCCAGTCCACATCATTAGGAAACAACCGGGGTATCAGGCTGGTTTCAAAGGATGGGGTGGTTGGGGCGATCGGCGTGACCGGGAGCTTTGCTTGAGTTTTGCATACATGTACCATGTTAAAGACACATCGTCTGCATGA